The proteins below are encoded in one region of bacterium:
- a CDS encoding MFS transporter: MSTRLPSGEVLAYALPAATVAIVVISVGMYLPNFYTDELGVSAGLLSWVFLAGRLSDAVTDPLMGFISDRTATRWGRRRPYMLLAALPIWLIFYLVWSPASSLSPTGVFVHLLVCYLLLYAFLTVFSIPYISLGMELTPNYDDRTRLFGVRQVFTVVGTAAGMLAPFAFAELIGTKEDGYPVMALALGGFGAVLILFASSRIAERPAVVVRNPLPFVQGLRVTAANRPFRILLLVYLASHVGGSFIAPLGLFIAKYVIKLEWAMQPVMLAYLVGSLLSVPLWLRLSRIHGKNRTWTAGMLVGVAAYAISYSYHEGTWVLWVILGAVVGAVHGCTLTLGPAIAADAIDEDELETGQRREGVFMGIWSFVDKAAIGVAVFIGMQGLEFIGYVPNQDQTESVIEGMKFLYCILPAILNLLAVIIFQRFPITRERHEDIRAQLELRS, translated from the coding sequence TCCGTCTGGCGAAGTGCTCGCCTACGCGCTGCCGGCTGCGACCGTCGCGATTGTCGTCATCAGCGTGGGCATGTACTTGCCCAACTTCTACACGGACGAACTGGGTGTGTCGGCCGGTCTGCTGAGCTGGGTGTTCCTGGCCGGGCGCCTGTCGGATGCGGTCACGGACCCGCTGATGGGTTTCATCTCCGACCGGACGGCAACGCGATGGGGCCGCAGGCGTCCCTACATGTTGCTGGCTGCGCTCCCCATCTGGCTCATCTTCTATCTGGTCTGGTCGCCGGCAAGTTCACTCTCGCCGACCGGCGTATTCGTGCATCTCCTCGTCTGCTACCTGCTGCTCTACGCGTTCCTGACCGTGTTCTCGATTCCGTATATCTCCCTTGGCATGGAGCTGACCCCGAACTACGACGATCGCACTCGTCTTTTTGGTGTACGTCAGGTGTTCACCGTCGTCGGGACCGCCGCCGGTATGCTGGCGCCCTTCGCCTTCGCCGAGCTGATCGGAACGAAGGAGGACGGCTACCCCGTCATGGCGCTTGCTCTCGGAGGGTTCGGCGCAGTGTTGATCCTGTTCGCTTCGAGCCGGATCGCGGAGCGGCCAGCGGTCGTCGTGAGAAATCCGCTTCCCTTCGTGCAGGGTCTGCGTGTGACTGCAGCGAATCGCCCCTTCCGCATCCTGCTGCTCGTCTACCTGGCGAGCCACGTGGGGGGGAGCTTCATCGCGCCGCTCGGCCTCTTCATCGCCAAGTACGTGATCAAGTTGGAATGGGCCATGCAACCGGTGATGCTTGCGTACCTGGTGGGCTCGCTGCTGTCGGTTCCCCTATGGCTGCGGCTCTCGAGGATCCACGGGAAGAACCGGACGTGGACGGCCGGCATGCTCGTCGGGGTCGCCGCCTATGCGATTTCCTACAGCTACCACGAAGGCACCTGGGTCCTGTGGGTGATCCTCGGAGCTGTCGTCGGTGCGGTCCACGGCTGCACGCTGACCCTGGGGCCCGCCATCGCTGCGGACGCGATCGATGAGGACGAGCTCGAAACCGGTCAGCGTCGTGAGGGCGTGTTCATGGGCATCTGGTCGTTCGTCGACAAGGCTGCAATCGGCGTCGCCGTCTTCATCGGGATGCAGGGGCTGGAGTTCATCGGCTATGTCCCCAACCAGGATCAGACCGAAAGCGTGATCGAAGGGATGAAATTTCTCTACTGTATCCTGCCGGCGATCCTGAATCTGTTGGCCGTGATCATCTTCCAGCGATTTCCCATTACCCGGGAGCGACACGAGGACATCCGGGCGCAGCTGGAGCTCCGCTCTTGA